One stretch of Harmonia axyridis chromosome 1, icHarAxyr1.1, whole genome shotgun sequence DNA includes these proteins:
- the LOC123684663 gene encoding trimethylguanosine synthase-like, translating to MIERRNSWRYPREEMNPTVSIKRRISYKIPIEIKKNSDLRKYWLQRFSLFSRFDDGIKLDEESWYSVTPEFIARKTAERLKTNVIIDGFCGAGGNAIQFAFTCNKVIAIDIDPKKIELARNNAAVYGVLHKIEFMVGDFIQLASEIEGDAVFLSPPWGGPSYINEKSYDLENMLQPVPFSELVEVSKKISPNIAVFLPRNSNTFDMEKYAGKNGLVKIEKNFMDKRLVGVTVYFNDIVKKMETTGT from the exons ATGATTGAGAGACGCAATTCATGGAGATACCCAAGAGAAGAAATGAACCCAACGGTCAGCATCAAGCGaagaatttcatataaaattccaattgaaatcaagaaaaattcagatttgagAAAATATTGGTTACAGAGATTTTCTCTCTTCAGTCGATTTGACGATGGAATCAAGCTTGACGAGG AGAGTTGGTATTCCGTCACTCCGGAGTTCATCGCCAGAAAAACTGCGGAGAGATTGAAAACTAATGTGATAATTGATGGCTTTTGTGGAGCTGGAGGAAATGCCATACAGTTCGCCTTCACTTGTAACAAAG TGATAGCAATCGACATCGAcccgaaaaaaattgaactggCGAGAAATAATGCAGCAGTTTATGGTGTATTGCATAAAATCGAATTTATGGTTGGTGATTTTATTCAATTAGCTTCAGAAATCGAAGGAGATGCTGTCTTTTTGAGTCCACCATGGGGTGGTCCATCTTATATAAATGAGAAATCATACGACCTGGAAAATATGCTACAACCAGTTCCATTTTCAGAATTGGTAGAAGTCAGCAAAAAAATTTCTCCGAATATTGCCGTTTTTCTTCCTAGGAATAGTAATACCTTTGAT ATGGAAAAATATGCAGGAAAAAATGGATtagtgaaaattgaaaaaaatttcatggataaAAGATTAGTAGGTGTTACAGTATATTTTAATGACATTGTAAAAAAAATGGAGACCACGGGAACATAA
- the LOC123686952 gene encoding trimethylguanosine synthase-like yields MPNLRKFSESNRGDSFRIHRAFNDDKRDERRLSWRIPRASHGTVNESMIERRNSWRYPREEMNPTKNSDLRKYWLQRFSLFSRFDDGIKLDEESWYSVTPEFIARKTAERLKTNVIIDGFCGAGGNAIQFAFTCNKVIAIDIDPKKIELARNNAAVYGVLHKIEFMVGDFIQLASEIEGDAVFLSPPWGGPSYINEKSYDLENMLQPVPFSELVEVSKKISPNIAVFLPRNSNTFDMEKYAGKNGLVKIEKNFMDKRLVGVTVYFNDIVKKMETTGT; encoded by the exons ATGCCGAACCTTAGGAAATTTTCG GAAAGTAATAGAGGAGATTCATTTCGAATTCATCGTGCATTTAATGATGACAAACGAGACGAGAGACGACTTTCATGGAGAATCCCCCGAGCAAGTCATGGAACAGTGAATGAATCGATGATTGAGAGACGCAATTCATGGAGATACCCAAGAGAAGAAATGAACCCAACG aaaaattcagatttgagAAAATATTGGTTACAGAGATTTTCTCTCTTCAGTCGATTTGACGATGGAATCAAGCTTGACGAGG AGAGTTGGTATTCCGTCACTCCGGAGTTCATCGCCAGAAAAACTGCGGAGAGATTGAAAACTAATGTGATAATTGATGGCTTTTGTGGAGCTGGAGGAAATGCCATACAGTTCGCCTTCACTTGTAACAAAG TGATAGCAATCGACATCGAcccgaaaaaaattgaactggCGAGAAATAATGCAGCAGTTTATGGTGTATTGCATAAAATCGAATTTATGGTTGGTGATTTTATTCAATTAGCTTCAGAAATCGAAGGAGATGCTGTCTTTTTGAGTCCACCATGGGGTGGTCCATCTTATATAAATGAGAAATCATACGACCTGGAAAATATGCTACAACCAGTTCCATTTTCAGAATTGGTAGAAGTCAGCAAAAAAATTTCTCCGAATATTGCCGTTTTTCTTCCTAGGAATAGTAATACCTTTGAT ATGGAAAAATATGCAGGAAAAAATGGATtagtgaaaattgaaaaaaatttcatggataaAAGATTAGTAGGTGTTACAGTATATTTTAATGACATTGTAAAAAAAATGGAGACCACGGGAACATAA